In Alphaproteobacteria bacterium, the sequence TTTTCGGCAAGATAACCGATTGAGTTTGATCGCCGATTTTTTCATGAATTGAGGAAACTCTCCGCCCATTCATTAGTGCAGAGTAACAATCGCCCTGCCTGACACAAAAAGATAAAATTGACATTAAGCGGTTTTTTTCATAAACTTCTTGAATTCTTCTAAATAAATACATACATTCTCAGTGAGTTCAATTCAATTGGTATTCGCTGTCATTTTGTATTTTCTTTGAGGCGGAAAGAGGATTTGTGGAAATAATACAACGTATCGAAAGCACGATCATGGAGCCCTTGTCCCACAGAGGATATGGGGTTGTTCGGGTTCAACTAACCGGAAACATGCAAAAAACATTGCAAATCATGATTGAAAATCTGGACGATACAATCGTTAGCGTTGATAATTGTGCAGAAGTGAGCGGCCTCGTGTCGGCCTTACTAGACGTGGGTGATTTTATCAGTGGATCCTATACGCTGGAGGTATCATCCCCCGGGTTAGAGCGGCCATTGGTCAAAATGAAAGATTATCAACGATTCGTCGGCGAAAATGTTAT encodes:
- a CDS encoding ribosome maturation factor RimP — encoded protein: MEIIQRIESTIMEPLSHRGYGVVRVQLTGNMQKTLQIMIENLDDTIVSVDNCAEVSGLVSALLDVGDFISGSYTLEVSSPGLERPLVKMKDYQRFVGENVIVKTQQPIDAYKDNRKTFQGKLASATETGITVLLDPLDNKETPSVDIDYHNIRSARLMIIF